A genomic segment from Nicotiana sylvestris chromosome 1, ASM39365v2, whole genome shotgun sequence encodes:
- the LOC104244495 gene encoding probable magnesium transporter NIPA2 — protein MEGISDNVHGVILAISSSIFIGSSFVIKKQGLKKAGANGKRAGSGGHSYLLEPCWWAGMSSMIIGEGANFAAYAYAPAILVTPLGALSMIVSAVLAHFILKERLHIFGMVGCLLCLVGSVTIVLHAPLEKSIQSVKDVWFLATEPGFLAYAFTVMILVLILIVRFVPRYGQSHLVVYIGICSLAGSLTVMGVKAIGMAMKLTFGGQNQFKYFETWFFIVVVLIFCLLQLNYLNKALDTFNTAVVSPIYYVMFTTLTIVASMIMFKDYVHQNATQIITELCGFVTILCGTFLLHKTKDMGSNPSKPIPVLLPKTDTDCKPTNETTKVPAEA, from the exons atggaaGGAATATCTGATAATGTGCATGGAGTTATATTAGCTATATCATCCAGTATTTTTATTGGGTCTAGCTTTGTTATTAAGAAGCAAGGTCTAAAGAAGGCTGGTGCAAATGGAAAACGAGCAG GTTCAGGAGGCCACTCCTACTTGTTGGAACCTTGTTGGTGGGCTGGAATGTCATCTA TGATTATTGGAGAGGGAGCTAACTTTGCTGCTTACGCATACGCCCCGGCAATACTTGTGACACCCCTAGGAGCTTTAAGTATGATTGTAAG TGCAGTGTTAGCCCATTTTATTTTGAAGGAGAGGTTACATATCTTTGGTATGGTTGGTTGTCTCCTCTGTTTGGTTGGCTCTGTCACTATTGTCTTACACGCACCGCTAGAGAAGAGTATTCAATCTGTTAAGGATGTCTGGTTCCTAGCAACAGAGCCAG GGTTCCTCGCCTACGCTTTCACAGTTATGATTCTAGTACTTATCCTTATTGTGCGGTTTGTGCCTCGTTATGGGCAGTCACATTTGGTTGTCTACATTGGAATTTGTTCTCTAGCGGGTTCTCTCACG GTTATGGGTGTCAAAGCAATTGGAATGGCTATGAAGCTCACATTTGGAGGACAAAATCAATTCAAGTATTTTGAGACATGGTTTTTCATAGTGGTTGTTCTCATCTTTTGCCTTCTGCAGCTGAACTATTTGAACAAG GCACTTGACACATTCAATACTGCAGTGGTTTCCCCTATATACTACGTCATGTTTACAACACTGACCATTGTTGCAAGTATGATAATGTTTAAG GACTATGTTCATCAAAATGCAACACAGATAATTACAGAGTTATGTGGTTTTGTAACTATCCTATGTGGTACTTTTCTTCTTCATAAAACCAAAGACATGGGAAGCAATCCATCCAAACCAATACCTGTTCTCCTTCCAAAAACGGACACAGATTGTAAGCCAACAAATGAAACCACAAAAGTTCCAGCTGAGGCTTGA
- the LOC104244494 gene encoding RNA-binding motif protein 25-like encodes MMPQPRRKKWTEAEERTLIDKYGEMLCDGSLAKMKTREKKYRPIALHVNSVHHVRDPITYPWQWTWKDVSTKVQNMRHQYTLVKQKIKKPNSGEDESGVGEEFDWMEGLTHWSNFLRYKEVFGDVNTLVFSCSDSMAVVGDGIENRVGFDGTGNGIGIDQFGHLGHAGDGDFAGGINGVDHGVTGMEFDYDGEEGEGNFNGNIRRNSHMKEDVDDGFVYEDIEATGSDTRKKKKMLKGVEKRAWGFLATQLAHLKEMEARFEQRDAERERERQRREHLRTELEQERERKWEEREREREEREKTMEKLQRQRIQEWEIMEKESEERERRRREEQLIFEREREERMNKRRLDWKKRIDETLGQHRADMSQIQTRILHEQQNLTSQLLGIFSQWTGHPTGISDHTGANHYLSQMIQNLHHVNGMVHGDARVEGDAQEDQFIVDG; translated from the coding sequence ATGATGCCACAACCAAGAAGAAAAAAGTGGACTGAGGCAGAAGAAAGAACTTTAATTGATAAGTATGGTGAGATGTTATGTGATGGGAGTTTAGCTAAGATGAAAACCAGGGAAAAGAAGTATAGACCTATTGCTTTACATGTAAATTCTGTGCACCATGTTCGTGATCCGATCACGTATCCATGGCAATGGACTTGGAAGGATGTGTCAACTAAAGTGCAGAATATGAGGCACCAGTATACATTAGTGAAGCAGAAGATTAAGAAGCCAAACTCTGGGGAGGATGAGTCGGGTGTTGGGGAGGAGTTTGATTGGATGGAGGGGTTAACTCATTGGTCGAACTTCTTGAGGTATAAGGAAGTGTTTGGGGATGTGAATACGCTTGTTTTCAGTTGTAGTGACTCCATGGCGGTTGTAGGAGACGGGATTGAAAATCGTGTGGGATTTGATGGGACTGGTAATGGTATCGGGATTGATCAATTCGGGCATCTAGGTCATGCTGGCGACGGTGATTTTGCCGGAGGTATTAATGGGGTGGATCATGGTGTTACCGGTATGGAGTTTGATTATGATGGGGAAGAAGGAGAGGGGAATTTCAATGGTAATATTAGGAGGAATAGTCATATGAAGGAAGATGTGGACGATGGATTTGTTTACGAAGATATCGAGGCAACTGGATCCGATacgagaaagaagaagaagatgttgaAAGGGGTAGAGAAGAGGGCATGGGGTTTTCTTGCAACGCAGTTGGCACACTTAAAGGAAATGGAAGCTCGGTTCGAGCAACGTGATGCTGAGAGAGAGCGGGAGAGGCAGAGGAGAGAACATCTTAGAACGGAACTTGAACAAGAACGTGAGAGAAAATGGGaggaaagagaaagagagagggaaGAAAGGGAGAAAACGATGGAGAAGTTGCAGAGACAGAGAATTCAAGAATGGGAAATAATGGAGAAGGAAAGTGAGGAGAGagagaggaggagaagagaggaACAACTTATATTTGAAAGAGAACGTGAAGAAAGAATGAACAAGAGGAGATTAGACTGGAAGAAGAGGATTGACGAGACGTTAGGTCAGCATCGCGCTGATATGAGCCAGATCCAGACTCGAATACTTCACGAACAACAAAATCTTACTAGTCAGCTGCTCGGAATTTTTTCTCAGTGGACTGGTCATCCAACCGGGATTTCTGATCACACAGGAGCTAACCATTATCTTTCACAAATGATACAAAACTTGCACCATGTGAATGGTATGGTTCATGGCGATGCAAGAGTTGAAGGAGATGCTCAAGAAGATCAATTTATTGTAGATGGATGA
- the LOC104244497 gene encoding protein BOBBER 1-like, which translates to MAILSDYTEGDNQAQQLKPVENTQEKEDENQEKTQKELDTSSCSLAPKEEEEEEENKKLKPNKFNGLDVENYTWGQTLQDVTINVFVPPGTKSRFLAVDIKNNFIKVGLKNQPPIVEGELLEPVKADECFWSLEDQKQVTILMTKRNQSDWWKSLFKGGPEIDTQKAEPEPSRLSELDLETRSAVEKMMFDQKQKTLGKPTSDEIQNQDMVKKIMEENPEIAKHFANSSANANCKGGMPNVRMMPSGGMLGMR; encoded by the exons ATGGCAATTCTTTCAGACTACACAGAAGGAGATAATCAAGCACAACAGTTAAAGCCTGTAGAAAATacacaagaaaaagaagatgaaaatcAAGAAAAAACTCAGAAAGAATTAGACACTTCTTCTTGTTCTTTAGctccaaaagaagaagaagaagaagaagaaaacaagaaattaaagCCAAATAAATTTAATGGGCTTGATGTGGAGAATTATACATGGGGACAAACTCTTCAAGATGTTACTATTAATGTTTTTGTACCACCTGGTACAAAATCAAGATTCTTAGCTGTGGATATCAAGAACAATTTCATCAAAGTTGGTCTCAAGAATCAACCACCAATCGTTGAAG GTGAACTTCTGGAGCCTGTGAAAGCTGATGAATGTTTTTGGAGTTTAGAAGATCAAAAACAAGTGACAATTCTTAtgacaaaaagaaatcaatctgATTGGTGGAAGAGTTTATTCAAAGGTGGACCTGAAATTGACACACAAAAAGCTGAGCCTGAGCCAAGTAGGCTATCAGAATTAGATTTGGAGACAAGATCAGCAGTGGAAAAAATGATGTTTGATCAAAAACAAAAGACATTGGGTAAACCAACTAGTGATGAGATTCAAAATCAAGATATGGTTAAGAAAATTATGGAAGAAAATCCTGAGATTGCTAAGCATTTTGCTAATTCATCTGCTAATGCCAATTGTAAAGGAGGGATGCCTAATGTTAGGATGATGCCAAGTGGCGGCATGCTCGGGATGCGTTAA